One stretch of Brachyhypopomus gauderio isolate BG-103 chromosome 8, BGAUD_0.2, whole genome shotgun sequence DNA includes these proteins:
- the rae1 gene encoding mRNA export factor isoform X2 produces MSLFGSSSGFGSGGTGVFGSTTTDSHNPMKDVEVTSPPDDSISCLAFSPPPMPGNFLIGGSWANDVRCWEVQDNGQTVPKAQQMHTGPVLDVCWSDDGSKVFTASCDKTAKMWDLNSNQAMQIAQHEGPIRTIHWIKAPNYSCVMTGSWDKTLKFWDTRSPNPMMSLQMPERCYCADVVYPMAVVATAERGLIVYQLENQPSEFRRIDSPLKHQHRCVAIFKDKQNKPTGFALGSIEGRVAIHYINPPNPAKDNFTFKCHRSNGTNTATPQDIYAVNAIAFHPVHGTLATVGSDGRFSFWDKDARTKLKTSEQLDQPITACCFNHNGNIFAYSSSYDWSKGHEYYNPQKKNYIFLRNAAEELKPRNKK; encoded by the exons ATGAGTTTGTTCGGGTCAAGCTCCGGTTTTGGGTCCGGAGGCACAGGTGTATTCGGCAGCACTACGACAGACAGTCATAACCCAATGAAG GATGTTGAGGTTACATCCCCACCGGACGACAGCATAAGCTGTTTGGCCTTCAGCCCTCCACCAATGCCTGGAAACTTTCTGATTGGAGGCTCTTGGGCAAATGAT GTACGATGCTGGGAGGTGCAGGATAACGGACAGACTGTTCCTAAAGCTCAGCAGATGCACACGGGCCCAGTGCTTGACGTCTGCTGGAGTGAT GATGGAAGTAAGGTATTCACAGCCTCGTGTGACAAAACTGCAAAGATGTGGGATCTGAACAGCAACCAGGCCATGCAAATAGCACAA CATGAAGGCCCAATTAGGACAATCCACTGGATAAAAGCCCCAAACTACAGCTGTGTCATGACAGGAAGTTGGGACAAAACACTTAAG TTCTGGGACACACGCTCCCCAAATCCTATGATGTCTCTACAGATGCCAGAGAGATGCTACTGTGCTGATGTT GTGTATCCAATGGCTGTTGTGGCGACCGCAGAGAGAGGCCTAATTGTGTACCAGTTGGAGAATCAGCCATCAGAGTTCCGGCGTATAGATTCACCTTTGAAACATCAG CACCGCTGTGTAGCCATCTTCAAGGACAAACAGAACAAACCCACCGGCTTTGCTCTGGGAAGCATAGAGGGGCGAGTGGCCATTCATTATATCAACCCACCTAACCC AGCCAAGGATAACTTCACCTTCAAGTGCCACAGATCTAATGGAACCAACACTGCCACACCCCAAGACATTTATGCT GTCAACGCCATCGCCTTCCACCCGGTCCACGGCACCCTGGCCACAGTGGGCTCGGACGGGCGTTTCAGCTTCTGGGATAAGGATGCACGCACAAAGCTGAAGACCTCCGAGCAGCTTgaccagccaatcacagcctgCTGCTTCAACCACAATGGCAACATCTTCGCATACAGCTCCAGCTATGATTGGTCCAAG GGGCATGAGTACTACAATCCCCAGAAGAAGAACTACATCTTCCTGCGGAACGCAGCTGAGGAGCTCAAGCCTCGGAACAAGAAATG A
- the rae1 gene encoding mRNA export factor isoform X1: MSLFGSSSGFGSGGTGVFGSTTTDSHNPMKDVEVTSPPDDSISCLAFSPPPMPGNFLIGGSWANDVRCWEVQDNGQTVPKAQQMHTGPVLDVCWSDDGSKVFTASCDKTAKMWDLNSNQAMQIAQHEGPIRTIHWIKAPNYSCVMTGSWDKTLKFWDTRSPNPMMSLQMPERCYCADVVYPMAVVATAERGLIVYQLENQPSEFRRIDSPLKHQHRCVAIFKDKQNKPTGFALGSIEGRVAIHYINPPNPAKDNFTFKCHRSNGTNTATPQDIYAVNAIAFHPVHGTLATVGSDGRFSFWDKDARTKLKTSEQLDQPITACCFNHNGNIFAYSSSYDWSKGHEYYNPQKKNYIFLRNAAEELKPRNKKW; this comes from the exons ATGAGTTTGTTCGGGTCAAGCTCCGGTTTTGGGTCCGGAGGCACAGGTGTATTCGGCAGCACTACGACAGACAGTCATAACCCAATGAAG GATGTTGAGGTTACATCCCCACCGGACGACAGCATAAGCTGTTTGGCCTTCAGCCCTCCACCAATGCCTGGAAACTTTCTGATTGGAGGCTCTTGGGCAAATGAT GTACGATGCTGGGAGGTGCAGGATAACGGACAGACTGTTCCTAAAGCTCAGCAGATGCACACGGGCCCAGTGCTTGACGTCTGCTGGAGTGAT GATGGAAGTAAGGTATTCACAGCCTCGTGTGACAAAACTGCAAAGATGTGGGATCTGAACAGCAACCAGGCCATGCAAATAGCACAA CATGAAGGCCCAATTAGGACAATCCACTGGATAAAAGCCCCAAACTACAGCTGTGTCATGACAGGAAGTTGGGACAAAACACTTAAG TTCTGGGACACACGCTCCCCAAATCCTATGATGTCTCTACAGATGCCAGAGAGATGCTACTGTGCTGATGTT GTGTATCCAATGGCTGTTGTGGCGACCGCAGAGAGAGGCCTAATTGTGTACCAGTTGGAGAATCAGCCATCAGAGTTCCGGCGTATAGATTCACCTTTGAAACATCAG CACCGCTGTGTAGCCATCTTCAAGGACAAACAGAACAAACCCACCGGCTTTGCTCTGGGAAGCATAGAGGGGCGAGTGGCCATTCATTATATCAACCCACCTAACCC AGCCAAGGATAACTTCACCTTCAAGTGCCACAGATCTAATGGAACCAACACTGCCACACCCCAAGACATTTATGCT GTCAACGCCATCGCCTTCCACCCGGTCCACGGCACCCTGGCCACAGTGGGCTCGGACGGGCGTTTCAGCTTCTGGGATAAGGATGCACGCACAAAGCTGAAGACCTCCGAGCAGCTTgaccagccaatcacagcctgCTGCTTCAACCACAATGGCAACATCTTCGCATACAGCTCCAGCTATGATTGGTCCAAG GGGCATGAGTACTACAATCCCCAGAAGAAGAACTACATCTTCCTGCGGAACGCAGCTGAGGAGCTCAAGCCTCGGAACAAGAAATGGTGA